The proteins below are encoded in one region of Naumovozyma castellii chromosome 6, complete genome:
- the IES4 gene encoding Ies4p (ancestral locus Anc_6.98), which translates to MTDDESKGKSIDEGSTTKSIEKSDNSKRVIPWNLEDHGVNLKTFTGYDIKLNGWVRKDIIEERKKKSNGDDEENKMGTES; encoded by the coding sequence ATGACAGACGATGAAAGTAAAGGGAAGTCAATAGACGAGGGATCAACTACGAAGTCGATCGAGAAGTCTGATAATTCCAAAAGGGTGATCCCATGGAACCTTGAAGACCACGGCGTCAACTTGAAGACATTTACTGGTTACGACATTAAACTAAATGGATGGGTTAGAAAGGACATCATTGAagagagaaagaagaaatccaatggagatgatgaagaaaataaaatggGAACTGAAAGTTGA
- the MSB1 gene encoding Msb1p (ancestral locus Anc_6.97) — MSDAINTKPLPSPPEALPKVRPQPNRNSKDKEADDVEEDDDFEFFHEFKRENVKGIIHLITAEIKQKGLDTEYLMIPFRPEQTNEKLLKLLNQLFPQGNGKPVHESHQKKIVSKYDEFTLFQALKYIWCRLPNAEIVGWKSYLEFKYREEDLKFPQKAFLELMPQCLASPNHASIVYDFFDLIVTLASNSRVNKMSARKISKMCAIWAFNGPPATASTTDSQIPDFGSTKNRPNNSLQDGLDEWIPGSDAMFHLLLAFLKSFVPEDLESSKLPKSLKSLLFNNEYPPAESTAYSSETILTIPLVTLKTDKFSRKPWQLLERCNELLDFQDHDAFEAREDYALLKSLFRKKNNVEGISRKMSQESRRLMKLMSTKHSTFQAGWATRKCLENVYDLKESIEVKRVDIDDYFIWAWLSTLSYEQTSQKKKIFGRPLILEFEFDGFKKWVVFQEIDITLDYQINGDKKKKLPQNVPDSNEKKLKKEPSLQKPTVDPTQPGSRNITPMYQKFQSEVSQDSISTGESTGIYHTVITKDALQKNSNKHNVNLHSIEQKFSKWNPLNNLRKKSNSSSGSSSLDMRDTSITTEKSLPTQPDRYVRKEEKRPTTEYSILSSTNYQLPDIERDEEGFKIDLPSIIVDEREEPNNAYTSSVINPPPLIATETSSPSVTSSSLSKKSRTPVNSTETTIEELNGMVEQMMLAEQLSTEQLADSQSPVLEPERATESTEAETFESLTKFDQYKPSKINDTTQNMEASQSSSVYSSRVPTIPTVTQKTEFVSNLPLQSNTQPTYPKVKPMPKQVPVTNRHSTGYDNYTPTALPINSNLNNIPPQNASNRNYDNTNQQYAYDVTAQPPQPYRQEVRTRAESSPMRGPRTTSPMRGPQVPQPMPQPPYAQNTGTLPPQPYPPPVAAGPPQPYGPIPTSKSTSFSQQQYPPDGYSQVPPVPQPTLPSEQSTQRQYGRPQTYPQVQMPTSPMRSPNPRAPMQPGPYNAAPRGRSQLPTQPPSVYSGYVHQASPTRYGAGAYVSPPMSNQMSPQQQPMPLGQMPVQGYYYNNHGQEISQQGGHGHARAGYGRGKQELYGIPVQTNAGNKLHSGNVKKKQDRRNLYDNIRNGDFGI, encoded by the coding sequence ATGTCAGATGCAATAAATACGAAGCCGTTGCCTTCACCTCCAGAGGCACTACCTAAAGTGAGACCACAACCAAACAGAAACTCCAAAGATAAAGAAGCAGATGATGTTGAAGAGGAcgatgattttgaattctttcACGAGTTCAAACGTGAAAATGTTAAGGGAATCATACATCTCATTACAGCAGAGATCAAACAAAAGGGTTTGGATACGGAATACTTAATGATCCCTTTCAGACCAGAACaaacaaatgaaaaattattaaaattactTAACCAATTGTTCCCCCAAGGGAATGGTAAACCCGTGCATGAATCCcatcaaaagaaaatagtctctaaatatgatgaattcaCTTTATTTCAAGCTTTAAAATACATATGGTGTAGGCTACCAAATGCCGAAATAGTGGGTTGGAAATCATACCTAGAATTTAAATATAGAGAAGAGGATTTGAAATTCCCACAGAAGGCCTTTTTAGAACTAATGCCACAATGTTTGGCATCACCAAATCATGCATCCATCGTATACGACTTTTTCGATCTCATAGTAACGTTGGCTTCTAACTCACGTGTAAATAAGATGAGTGCAAGGAAAATATCTAAAATGTGTGCCATTTGGGCCTTTAATGGTCCTCCAGCCACTGCATCAACCACAGATTCTCAAATACCGGATTTCGGAAGTACCAAAAATAGGCCAAATAATTCGTTACAGGATGGTTTAGATGAATGGATCCCCGGGTCAGATGCAATGTTTCATTTATTGCTAGCTTTCTTGAAAAGTTTTGTTCCTGAAGATTTGGAATCTTCCAAATTGCCAAAGTCTTTAAAGAGTcttttattcaataatgaatatcCGCCAGCTGAATCAACAGCTTATTCATCAGAGACGATATTGACTATTCCCCTAGTGACTTTAAAAACTGACAAATTTTCTAGAAAACCGTGGCAATTATTAGAGCGATGTAATGAACTATTAGATTTCCAAGATCACGATGCATTTGAAGCCAGAGAGGACTATGCACTACTGAAGTCATTATttagaaagaaaaacaatGTGGAGGGCATCAGCCGAAAGATGTCACAAGAATCGAGaagattaatgaaattaatgtCAACGAAACATTCCACGTTCCAGGCTGGGTGGGCCACGAGAAAATGTCTTGAAAATGTCTATGACTTAAAAGAATCCATTGAAGTGAAAAGGGtggatattgatgattattttatttgggCTTGGCTTTCAACTTTATCATACGAACAAACGTctcaaaagaagaaaatctttGGCAGACCCCTTATACTAgagtttgaatttgatggtTTTAAAAAATGGGTCGtctttcaagaaattgatattaCTTTGGATTATCAGATCAATGGAgacaagaaaaagaaattgccTCAAAATGTACCAGACtctaatgaaaagaaattgaagaaggagCCATCCTTGCAAAAACCAACCGTGGATCCAACGCAACCGGGTTCAAGAAATATTACACCAATGTATCAAAAATTCCAAAGCGAAGTATCTCAAGATAGTATATCGACAGGCGAATCTACTGGAATATACCATACAGTCATTACAAAGGATGCTTTGCAAAAGAATAGTAATAAACATAATGTCAATTTACATTCCATTGAACagaaattttctaaatggAACCCATTGAATAATCTTAGAAAGAAGAGTAATAGTAGTAGTGGATCCTCATCGCTAGATATGAGGGATACCTCTATTACAACTGAGAAATCGTTGCCAACGCAACCGGATCGATATGtgagaaaagaagaaaaacgCCCAACTACTGAATATTCTATTCTGAGCTCAACTAATTATCAATTACCAGATATAGAAAGAGACGAAGAAGGTTTTAAGATCGACCTTCCGTCAATCATCGTTGACGAAAGAGAAGAGCCAAATAACGCGTATACTTCTTCAGTGATCAATCCACCGCCGTTAATTGCAACAGAAACATCTTCACCATCAGTGacatcttcctctttatcTAAAAAATCCCGAACACCAGTAAATTCTACAGAAActacaattgaagaattaaatggTATGGTGGAACAAATGATGTTAGCTGAGCAATTGAGTACGGAACAGTTGGCTGATTCACAATCTCCGGTGCTCGAGCCTGAGAGAGCTACTGAATCAACTGAAGCTGAAACTTTCGAATCATTGACAAAGTTCGATCAGTATAAACCAAGCAAGATCAATGATACTACTCAAAATATGGAGGCGTCGCAATCTAGCTCAGTGTATTCTAGTAGGGTGCCTACAATCCCCACTGTAACTCAAAAGACTGAATTTGTCTCTAATTTACCACTTCAATCAAATACTCAACCTACATATCCAAAGGTGAAACCAATGCCAAAACAAGTTCCTGTAACCAATAGGCATTCTACAGGTTATGATAATTACACACCAACTGCATTACCTATCAATAGcaatttaaataatattccacCTCAAAACGCTAGTAATAGAAATTATGACAATACCAACCAGCAGTATGCATATGATGTTACAGCCCAACCTCCTCAACCGTATAGACAGGAGGTAAGAACTCGGGCAGAATCTTCTCCTATGAGAGGTCCGAGAACAACCTCTCCTATGAGAGGGCCACAAGTACCACAACCAATGCCACAACCACCATATGCACAAAATACTGGTACATTGCCACCTCAACCATATCCTCCACCGGTAGCTGCTGGACCACCTCAGCCATATGGTCCAATCCCAACTTCGAAAAGCACTTCATTTTCTCAACAGCAATATCCTCCTGACGGATACTCTCAAGTACCACCAGTACCGCAACCGACACTACCATCCGAACAATCTACACAAAGGCAATATGGTAGACCGCAGACGTACCCACAAGTTCAAATGCCTACATCACCAATGCGATCACCAAACCCTCGTGCCCCAATGCAGCCAGGCCCATATAATGCGGCACCTAGAGGAAGGTCGCAGCTCCCCACTCAACCACCTTCTGTTTATTCCGGATATGTCCATCAGGCTTCGCCTACCAGATATGGAGCTGGAGCATACGTATCTCCTCCGATGTCTAACCAAATGTCACCACAACAGCAACCAATGCCTCTGGGTCAGATGCCTGTTCAAGGATACTATTACAACAATCATGGTCAAGAAATATCCCAACAAGGTGGACATGGCCATGCAAGAGCAGGCTATGGTAGAGGAAAGCAAGAATTATATGGAATTCCTGTGCAGACGAACGCTGGCAATAAGCTACATTCTGGAAAcgtgaagaagaagcaagaTAGGAGGAATTTATACGATAATATCCGGAATGGTGACTTCGGGATATGA
- the PFK1 gene encoding 6-phosphofructokinase subunit alpha (ancestral locus Anc_5.85), with product MVSQETCYGVAFRSLATTDEQLFQNTVQFYHNLGFSTIKDFNKFHNGDNSILSTGTSKDSIKETWLEAFKLSEIDAQGFRVPQQEALNKNQSQGALLKVRLIMSQQQLPTEPLSITYFTTDLTSVSNLPSAEKISDSIVVLTDPLGTKIGFTSFSTPFDSQAQAHDAAFFQSAANVSESSSDVSRDASLSAINMLKQTLSGQKKKKIAVMTSGGDSPGMNAAVRAVVRTGIHFGCDVFAVYEGYEGLLRGGEYLKKMAWEDVRGWLSEGGTLIGTARSMEFKKREGRKQAAGNLIEQGIDALVVCGGDGSLTGADLFRHEWPSLVEDLVKDGRFTEEQVTPYRNLKIVGLVGSIDNDMSGTDSTIGAYSALERICEMVDYIDATAKSHSRAFVVEVMGRHCGWLALMAGIATGADYIFIPERAVPHGQWQDELKEVCQRHRAKGRRNNTIIVAEGAIDDQLNPVTCEDVKNVLIELGLDTKVTILGHVQRGGTAVAHDRWLATLQGVDAVKAILEMTPETPSPLIGILENKIIRMPLVESVKLTQSVAAAIESKNFDKAISLRDTEFIELYENFLSTTVKDDGSEMLPVTERLNIGIVHVGAPSAALNAATRAATLYCLSHGHTPIAIMNGFSGLIQTGEVKKMEWIDVENWHNLGGSEIGTNRSVAAEDLGTIAYYFQKIKLDGLIILGGFEGFKSLKQLRDGRSQHPIFNIPMTLIPSTISNNVPGTEYSLGVDTCLNALVKYTDDIKQSASATRRRVFVVEVQGGHSGYIASFTGLITGAVSIYTPEDKINLSSIQEDLTLLEENFRHDQGENRNGKILIRNEQASSVYSTELIANLISESCHGRFGVRTAIPGHAQQGGVPSSKDRVVASRFAVKCIKFIEQWNKNNQAPGTNTDSKILRFKFDAQGEKVPTIEHEDDSAAVICVNGSSISFKPIAGLWENETNVELRKGQEVHWTEYNKISDILSGRMKLRDEVAALAAESN from the coding sequence ATGGTATCTCAAGAAACCTGTTACGGTGTAGCATTTAGATCTCTGGCTACCACCGACGAACAACTGTTCCAAAATACCGTCCAATTCTACCATAATCTAGGTTTCAGCACCATCAAGGACTTCAACAAGTTCCACAATGGCGACAACAGTATCCTTTCCACAGGGACTTCCAAGGACTCCATAAAGGAAACATGGTTGGAAGCATTCAAATTGAGTGAAATTGACGCTCAAGGTTTCCGTGTGCCTCAACAAGAAGCTTTAAACAAGAACCAAAGTCAAGGTGCTCTTTTGAAGGTGCGTTTAATCATGtctcaacaacaattacCAACGGAACCACTATCAATCACTTATTTCACCACTGATTTGACCTCTGTTAGTAACTTACCATCCGCTGAAAAGATCTCCGACTCCATTGTCGTCTTAACTGATCCATTGGGAACCAAGATCGGTTTCACCTCTTTCTCTACTCCATTTGACTCTCAAGCTCAAGCTCATGATGCTGCTTTCTTCCAAAGCGCAGCTAACGTTTCTGAGTCTTCATCAGACGTTTCTAGAGACGCCTCTTTATCCGCCATCAACATGTTGAAGCAAACCCTTTCGGGccaaaagaagaagaagattgcCGTCATGACTTCCGGTGGTGATTCTCCAGGTATGAACGCTGCCGTGAGAGCTGTTGTTCGTACAGGTATCCATTTTGGTTGTGATGTTTTCGCAGTCTACGAAGGTTACGAAGGTTTACTAAGAGGTGgtgaatatttgaaaaaaatggcTTGGGAAGACGTTAGAGGTTGGTTATCTGAAGGTGGTACTTTGATTGGTACTGCCCGTTCCATGGAATTTAAGAAACGTGAAGGTCGTAAACAAGCCGCCGGCAACTTGATTGAACAAGGTATCGATGCATTGGTCGTTTGTGGTGGTGATGGTTCTTTAACTGGTGCCGATCTATTTAGACATGAATGGCCTTCTTTAGTGGAAGATTTGGTTAAGGATGGAAGATTCACCGAAGAACAAGTCACTCCATACAGAAACTTAAAGATTGTTGGTCTTGTTGGTTCCATCGATAACGATATGTCTGGTACTGATTCCACCATTGGTGCTTACTCCGCtttggaaagaatttgTGAAATGGTTGATTACATTGATGCTACCGCTAAATCTCATTCTCGTGCCTTCGTCGTTGAAGTTATGGGGAGACATTGTGGTTGGTTAGCTTTGATGGCTGGTATTGCTACCGGTGCTGATTATATCTTCATTCCAGAAAGAGCTGTCCCACATGGCCAATGGCAAGATGAATTGAAGGAAGTTTGTCAAAGACATAGAGCTAAGGGTAGAAGAAATAACACTATTATTGTTGCTGAAGGTGCCATTGACGATCAATTGAATCCAGTTACTTGTGAAGACGTTAAGAATGTCTTGATCGAATTAGGTTTGGATACTAAAGTTACCATCTTGGGTCACGTTCAAAGAGGGGGTACTGCTGTCGCTCACGACAGATGGTTGGCCACTTTACAAGGTGTGGATGCCGTTAAGGCCATCTTGGAAATGACTCCAGAAACTCCATCTCCATTGATTGGTATCTTGGAAAACAAGATCATTAGAATGCCATTAGTGGAATCCGTTAAATTAACTCAATCCGTCGCTGCCGCAATTGAAAGTAAAAACTTTGACAAGGCTATTTCTCTAAGAGACACtgaattcattgaattataCGAAAACTTCTTATCTACCACTGTGAAGGATGACGGTTCTGAAATGTTGCCTGTCACTGAAAGATTAAACATTGGTATCGTCCATGTCGGTGCTCCATCAGCTGCCCTAAATGCTGCTACTCGTGCTGCAACTCTATACTGTTTGTCTCACGGTCATACTCCAATTGCTATCATGAATGGGTTCAGTGGTTTGATTCAAACCGGTGAAGTTAAGAAGATGGAATGGATTGATGTTGAAAACTGGCACAATTTGGGTGGTTCTGAAATCGGTACTAACAGATCTGTTGCCGCTGAAGATTTAGGTACTATTGCATACTATTTCCAAAAGATTAAATTAGATGGTTTAATTATTCTTGGTGGGTTTGAAGGtttcaaatctttgaaacaattacGTGATGGTAGATCTCAACATCCAATCTTTAACATTCCAATGACTTTGATCCCATCTACTATCTCTAACAATGTTCCAGGTACTGAATACTCTCTAGGTGTTGACACTTGTTTGAACGCTTTAGTTAAATACACTGATGATATCAAGCAAAGTGCTTCCGCtacaagaagaagagttTTCGTTGTCGAAGTTCAAGGTGGTCATTCAGGTTATATCGCCTCTTTCACCGGTTTAATCACTGGTGCAGTCTCCATCTATACTCCAGAAGATAAGATTAACCTATCAAGCATCCAAGAAGATTTGACTTTGTTAGAAGAAAACTTCCGTCATGACCAAGGTGAAAACAGAAATGGTAAGATATTAATCAGAAACGAACAAGCCTCCAGTGTATACAGCACTGAATTGATTGCAAACCTTATTTCTGAATCATGTCACGGTAGATTCGGTGTTAGAACCGCTATCCCAGGTCATGCTCAACAAGGTGGTGTTCCATCTTCTAAGGATCGTGTCGTTGCTTCTAGATTTGCTGTCAAATGtatcaaatttattgaacaatggaacaagaacaacCAAGCCCCAGGTACTAATACTGATTCTAAGATCTTAAGATTTAAGTTTGATGCTCAAGGTGAAAAGGTCCCAACTATTGAACACGAAGATGATTCCGCTGCTGTGATCTGTGTTAACGGTTCTAGTATCAGTTTCAAGCCAATTGCTGGTTTGTGGGAAAATGAAACTAATGTTGAATTAAGAAAGGGTCAAGAAGTTCATTGGACTGAATATAACAAGATCAGTGACATTCTTTCCGGTAGAATGAAATTGAGAGATGAAGTTGCTGCCCTAGCTGCTGAATCTAATTAA
- the NCAS0F00500 gene encoding uncharacterized protein, translating to MYIWNNDANTTFEGPESGIINNDVITLEIQPPTMPPLLGTGCTTFGFVDRITFDISVPFNQTIYIPPPDLEYAPLIFTGPPLPDNNIVLRGFSATYSRPLSVDYYSETTDPGLFSYAYNNVTGILNYMTPGGTFIFDIGTGFNESTIDLSIPGTINLGPLNVAQTAPSNCPADPSTDADGVFPCKYFGLLLPDPVTKVSSYYQGNITEVISYYYTIASDRLPSVAANVLYYIPSISIPPPYTTTATYGSEVDTQLFSYYLTPSSYMGLTNLPFLRSHGRFLYFPYTTTLTTDSMTVSGLVSFYTVSDDFNQYVESTTLYFTKTKNVTTTVTEYPMGTIYPTNWIFKLISGTSTTTYSTSIETYVVKTRS from the coding sequence ATGTATATTTGGAACAACGATGCAAATACTACATTTGAAGGACCTGAATCAggaattattaataatgatgttaTTACGTTGGAAATCCAACCACCGACGATGCCCCCTTTGCTTGGTACAGGATGTACTACATTTGGGTTTGTTGATCGGATAACTTTTGATATTTCGGTCCCATTCAATCAAACTATATATATTCCCCCCCCTGATCTTGAATATGCACCACTAATTTTTACTGGACCACCTTTACCAGATAACAACATTGTACTTCGAGGGTTTTCTGCAACATATAGCAGGCCGCTTAGTGTCGATTATTACTCTGAAACCACAGACCCTGGATTGTTTAGTTATGCTTATAACAATGTGACCGGGATACTAAATTATATGACACCGGGTGGTACATTCATTTTCGATATTGGAACTGGGTTTAACGAAAGTACAATTGATTTGTCTATACCTGGTACTATCAATTTAGGACCACTTAATGTAGCACAAACAGCACCCTCAAACTGCCCAGCAGATCCCTCTACTGATGCGGATGGTGTTTTCCCctgtaaatattttggcTTACTACTACCAGACCCCGTGACAAAAGTTTCGTCTTATTATCAAGGCAATATAACTGAGGTCAtttcatattattatacTATAGCATCTGACAGGTTACCTAGTGTGGCAGCGAATGTCTTATATTATATTCCGTCGATTAGTATCCCTCCTCCTTATACTACTACTGCTACCTACGGCAGCGAGGTGGACACACAATTGTTTTCCTATTATTTGACACCTAGCTCATACATGGGTTTGACAAACCTACCATTTCTTAGATCACACGGGCGTTTCTTATATTTTCCATACACCACAACACTTACAACAGACAGTATGACTGTCTCGGGATTGGTTTCATTTTACACTGTTAGCGATGATTTCAATCAGTATGTTGAATCAACAACTTTATATTTCACTAAAACTAAAAATGTCACCACTACCGTGACGGAATATCCTATGGGGACAATTTACCCAACAAACTGGATTTTCAAGCTGATTAGTGGAACCTCAACAACTACTTATTCCACTTCAATAGAGACGTATGTTGTGAAAACACGATCCTGA
- the NCAS0F00510 gene encoding uncharacterized protein, with amino-acid sequence MGNTPSATYPGPVIAKSQRNLCKRINDGIYGFECQCTKEDIEKQRDECREFKRAWEFADHYKCFVSTNRTLCQLHEKFAQYGPYRPCQPRASADLNIKVDSVLIVLGSENQQNVTISTGMNVGAKQLHSIFSECGLSTDTIRNLILQEIGERCFTSSATSSTLAGFKNLSLYNFIYDNVQESLHDPWNELKYPTFFIGCTDKDGDQNFPVVYGICKVIKQISKHLQQEHLEGNVHQIVKLMNARNL; translated from the coding sequence ATGGGCAATACTCCTTCCGCAACGTATCCAGGACCAGTTATTGCCAAAAGCCAAAGGAACCTTTGCAAAAGAATAAATGATGGAATATACGGCTTCGAATGTCAGTGCACTAAAGAAGATATAGAGAAACAAAGAGATGAATGCAGGGAGTTCAAAAGAGCATGGGAGTTTGCTGATCACTATAAATGTTTTGTATCCACAAATCGCACTTTATGCCAGCTCCATGAAAAGTTTGCCCAGTACGGACCCTATCGGCCTTGCCAACCTAGGGCATCGGCTGACCTTAATATTAAAGTAGACTCGGTGTTGATAGTATTAGGTTCTGAGAATCAACAAAATGTGACGATCAGCACGGGGATGAATGTTGGTGCTAAACAATTGCATTCTATCTTCAGTGAGTGTGGTCTGTCTACCGATACGATTAGGAATCTTATTCTGCAAGAAATTGGCGAACGATGCTTTACATCCTCTGCAACTAGTTCTACTTTAGCCGGCTTCAAAAACTTAAGTCTTTATAATTTCATATATGACAATGTACAGGAAAGTCTACATGATCCATGGAACGAATTGAAATACCCTACCTTTTTTATTGGATGCACTGATAAAGATGGCGATCAGAATTTTCCGGTTGTCTATGGTATTTGTAAAGTGATTAAACAAATTTCGAAACATTTGCAGCAGGAGCATTTGGAGGGGAACGTACATCAAATTGTAAAGTTAATGAATGCaagaaatctttga